One part of the Neodiprion virginianus isolate iyNeoVirg1 chromosome 3, iyNeoVirg1.1, whole genome shotgun sequence genome encodes these proteins:
- the LOC124300310 gene encoding phosphatidylinositol-3-phosphatase SAC1 isoform X2 gives MALNTDIYDDLYLYATPEKFYVEPVGTKELLVVDRVTQQIYTQGTASQIPPTASRRRIWGIVGTIRLLACRYLIVITDAERVGTIAGHQVYKLGSTEIIPYMRSLLHLNEKQISNNTTYLEMIKSVLNTPHFYFSYTYDLSHTMQRLHNTTPEFLQMPIHERADLRFVWNAYLLQELTSRPEQHRFCLPIIHGFLSLSTVIVNGIAFNWGIISRRGVHRAGTRLFSRGIDANGNVSNYVETEQLVEVNGDRSSFVQTRGSIPLFWQQAPNLKYKPKPVLNNQEDHHTACARHFETQIFHYGKQILVNLIDHRGAEDVLEKAYCDIVNRIGNQNVRYESFDFHAECRKMRWDRLNILMDRLAHDQEQMGSFTLSRDGALLSAQDGVFRTNCIDCLDRTNVVQSMLARRALSDALRRLGILQRVEDHPSLEYLFKQVWADNADVISIEYSGTGALKTDFTRTGKRTKLGAIRDGVNSLTRYYKNNFTDGYRQDSIELFLGRYIVQDGECLTVKCPLDAERNWRYATFPLVLLVASSMLVAHAILPSRYTTEVLLYMLFWGAMVGGTFATVIHHGKQYVDKPKLL, from the exons ATGGCGTTGAACACCGATATTTACGATGATCTTTACCT aTACGCAACGccagaaaaattttatgtcgAACCAGTTGGAACCAAGGAATTATTGGTAGTCGATCGAGTTACCCAGCAAATTTATACCCAAG GTACAGCAAGTCAGATTCCTCCTACGGCCAGTCGTCGTAGAATATGGGGAATTGTGGGCACAATACGCCTATTGGCCTGTCGCTACCTGATAGTTATCACAGATGCGGAACGTGTGGGTACTATAGCGGGACACCAAGTTTACAAACTTGGGTCTACGGAAATTATACCATACATGCGAtcattgcttcatttgaaCGAAAAGCAAATAAGCAACAATACCACTTATCTGGAAATGATCAAGTCTGTATTGAACACACCACATTTTTACTTCAGCTATACCTACGACTTGAGTCACACTATGCAAAGGCTGCATAATACTACGCCTGAATTTTTACAG ATGCCGATACACGAGCGAGCAGATCTAAGATTTGTTTGGAATGCGTATCTACTACAAGAACTAACTTCTAGGCCTGAGCAGCACAGATTCTGTCTGCCCATTATACATGGCT TTTTGTCACTAAGTACAGTAATTGTAAATGGTATTGCATTTAACTGGGGAATAATATCCCGTCGAGGAGTACATCGCGCAGGAACAAGATTGTTTTCTCGTGGGATAGACGCCAATGGAAACGTATCTAATTACGTAGAGACGGAACAGTTGGTAGAAGTGAACGGAGACCGTAGTTCGTTTGTTCAGACCAGAGGATCAATTCCACTCTTTTGGCAACAGGCTCCAAACCTAAAATATAAGCCCAAGCCGGTGTTAAATAATCAGGAAGACCATCACACTGCTTGCGCACGCCATTTCGAAacacaaatatttcattatgGGAAACAGATACTAGTAAATTTG ATTGATCACAGAGGAGCGGAAGATGTACTTGAAAAAGCCTACTGCGATATTGTCAATAGAATTGGCAATCAAAATGTCCGTTACGAATCGTTCGACTTTCACGCGGAATGCCGAAAAATGCGATGGGACAGATTGAACATTCTAATGGACAGATTGGCCCACGATCAAGAGCAAATGGGCTCCTTTACACTTTCCAGAGATGGAGCGTTACTCTCTGCACAGGACGGAGTATTCAGAACAAACTGCATCGATTGTTTGGATAGAACAAATGTTGTACAAAGTATGCTGGCTAGAAGAGCGCTTAGTGACGCATTGAGAAGATTGGGAATACTGCAGCGAGTTGAAGACCATCCGTCGCTAGAATACTTGTTTAAACAG gTTTGGGCAGATAACGCGGACGTAATAAGCATAGAATATTCAGGTACTGGTGCtttgaaaactgattttacacGTACTGGAAAACGGACTAAACTTGGAGCCATACGAGACGGTGTTAATTCCTTGACCagatattacaaaaacaatttcaccGATGGATACAGACAA GATTCCATAGAGCTTTTCCTGGGACGTTATATTGTGCAAGACGGTGAATGCCTTACGGTGAAATGTCCGTTGGACGCCGAACGTAATTGGCGATACGCTACGTTCCCCTTAGTTTTATTGGTCGCGTCGTCGATGCTCGTCGCTCACGCGATTCTCCCGTCCAGATACACTACAGAAGTATTACTTTACATGCTGTTCTGGGGTGCCATGGTTGGTGGAACGTTTGCGACAGTTATACACCATGGAAAGCAGTATGTTGACAAGCCGAAACTTTTATAG
- the LOC124301548 gene encoding malate dehydrogenase, cytoplasmic: protein MAEPINVVVTGAAGQIAYSLLYQLAAGSVFGPEQPINLRLLDIPPMMEVLQGVVMELDDLALNLLREVTPTADPAVAFKDAAAAFLVGAMPRKQGMERKDLLSANVKIFKVQGEALDKFARKDVKVLVVGNPANTNALICSHYAPSIPKENFTAMTRLDQNRAQAALAARLSVQVDRVQNVIIWGNHSSTQYPDAHHALVHLPTGAKPVPEAVNDDAWLNGEFVEKIQKRGAAVIAARKMSSAMSAAKAAGDHMRDWWIGTRPGKWVSMGVVSDGSYGIPKDIVFSFPVTIKDHQFKIVQGLPINEFARAKLNATAKELEEERAEANSVLEQ from the exons ATG GCTGAACCAATAAATGTTGTCGTCACTGGGGCTGCAGGTCAAATTGCGTATTCCTTGCTGTACCAATTGGCAGCTGGTTCAGTTTTTGGACCCGAGCAGCCCATTAACTTGAGACTCCTGGATATTCCACCAATGATGGAGGTACTTCAAGGCGTCGTTATGGAGCTGGATGATCTGGCACTCAACCTTCTCAGGG AAGTAACGCCCACGGCTGACCCAGCAGTAGCATTTAAGGATGCAGCAGCAGCTTTCCTTGTTGGCGCAATGCCAAGGAAACAGGGCATGGAGCGCAAGGATCTGTTATCAGCTAATGTGAAAATCTTCAAAGTACAAGGAGAGGCACTGGATAAATTTGCACGAAAAGACGTCAAAGTATTGGTTGTTGGCAATCCGGCAAATACCAATGCTCTAATTTGCTCGCACTATGCACCTTCAATTCCAAAGGAAAACTTCACAGCTATGACCCGGTTGGACCAAAACAGGGCCCAGGCTGCCCTAGCTGCTCGCTTGTCTGTACAG GTTGATCGCGTCCAGAATGTAATTATCTGGGGAAATCACAGCTCCACCCAATATCCTGATGCGCATCATGCTTTGGTTCACCTTCCAACTGGAGCGAAACCAGTTCCCGAAGCAGTTAATGACGATGCCTGGTTAAACGGAGAGTTTGTGGAGAAAATCCAAAAACGCGGAGCAGCCGTTATAGCTGCCCGGAAAATGTCTTCAGCTATGTCAGCTGCCAAGGCTGCCGGAGACCACATGAGAGATTGGTGGATTGGTACACGGCCTGGAAAATGGGTCAGCATGGGTGTCGTATCCGATGGAAGCTACGGTATTCCTAAGGACATAGTGTTTTCATTCCCAGTCACGATTAAGGATCATCAGTTCAAGATTGTTCAG GGTCTGCCAATCAACGAATTTGCAAGGGCCAAGTTGAATGCAACGGCCAAGGAGCTGGAAGAAGAACGCGCTGAGGCCAACTCTGTTCTGGAGCAGTGA
- the LOC124300310 gene encoding phosphatidylinositol-3-phosphatase SAC1 isoform X1 encodes MALNTDIYDDLYLYATPEKFYVEPVGTKELLVVDRVTQQIYTQAGTASQIPPTASRRRIWGIVGTIRLLACRYLIVITDAERVGTIAGHQVYKLGSTEIIPYMRSLLHLNEKQISNNTTYLEMIKSVLNTPHFYFSYTYDLSHTMQRLHNTTPEFLQMPIHERADLRFVWNAYLLQELTSRPEQHRFCLPIIHGFLSLSTVIVNGIAFNWGIISRRGVHRAGTRLFSRGIDANGNVSNYVETEQLVEVNGDRSSFVQTRGSIPLFWQQAPNLKYKPKPVLNNQEDHHTACARHFETQIFHYGKQILVNLIDHRGAEDVLEKAYCDIVNRIGNQNVRYESFDFHAECRKMRWDRLNILMDRLAHDQEQMGSFTLSRDGALLSAQDGVFRTNCIDCLDRTNVVQSMLARRALSDALRRLGILQRVEDHPSLEYLFKQVWADNADVISIEYSGTGALKTDFTRTGKRTKLGAIRDGVNSLTRYYKNNFTDGYRQDSIELFLGRYIVQDGECLTVKCPLDAERNWRYATFPLVLLVASSMLVAHAILPSRYTTEVLLYMLFWGAMVGGTFATVIHHGKQYVDKPKLL; translated from the exons ATGGCGTTGAACACCGATATTTACGATGATCTTTACCT aTACGCAACGccagaaaaattttatgtcgAACCAGTTGGAACCAAGGAATTATTGGTAGTCGATCGAGTTACCCAGCAAATTTATACCCAAG CAGGTACAGCAAGTCAGATTCCTCCTACGGCCAGTCGTCGTAGAATATGGGGAATTGTGGGCACAATACGCCTATTGGCCTGTCGCTACCTGATAGTTATCACAGATGCGGAACGTGTGGGTACTATAGCGGGACACCAAGTTTACAAACTTGGGTCTACGGAAATTATACCATACATGCGAtcattgcttcatttgaaCGAAAAGCAAATAAGCAACAATACCACTTATCTGGAAATGATCAAGTCTGTATTGAACACACCACATTTTTACTTCAGCTATACCTACGACTTGAGTCACACTATGCAAAGGCTGCATAATACTACGCCTGAATTTTTACAG ATGCCGATACACGAGCGAGCAGATCTAAGATTTGTTTGGAATGCGTATCTACTACAAGAACTAACTTCTAGGCCTGAGCAGCACAGATTCTGTCTGCCCATTATACATGGCT TTTTGTCACTAAGTACAGTAATTGTAAATGGTATTGCATTTAACTGGGGAATAATATCCCGTCGAGGAGTACATCGCGCAGGAACAAGATTGTTTTCTCGTGGGATAGACGCCAATGGAAACGTATCTAATTACGTAGAGACGGAACAGTTGGTAGAAGTGAACGGAGACCGTAGTTCGTTTGTTCAGACCAGAGGATCAATTCCACTCTTTTGGCAACAGGCTCCAAACCTAAAATATAAGCCCAAGCCGGTGTTAAATAATCAGGAAGACCATCACACTGCTTGCGCACGCCATTTCGAAacacaaatatttcattatgGGAAACAGATACTAGTAAATTTG ATTGATCACAGAGGAGCGGAAGATGTACTTGAAAAAGCCTACTGCGATATTGTCAATAGAATTGGCAATCAAAATGTCCGTTACGAATCGTTCGACTTTCACGCGGAATGCCGAAAAATGCGATGGGACAGATTGAACATTCTAATGGACAGATTGGCCCACGATCAAGAGCAAATGGGCTCCTTTACACTTTCCAGAGATGGAGCGTTACTCTCTGCACAGGACGGAGTATTCAGAACAAACTGCATCGATTGTTTGGATAGAACAAATGTTGTACAAAGTATGCTGGCTAGAAGAGCGCTTAGTGACGCATTGAGAAGATTGGGAATACTGCAGCGAGTTGAAGACCATCCGTCGCTAGAATACTTGTTTAAACAG gTTTGGGCAGATAACGCGGACGTAATAAGCATAGAATATTCAGGTACTGGTGCtttgaaaactgattttacacGTACTGGAAAACGGACTAAACTTGGAGCCATACGAGACGGTGTTAATTCCTTGACCagatattacaaaaacaatttcaccGATGGATACAGACAA GATTCCATAGAGCTTTTCCTGGGACGTTATATTGTGCAAGACGGTGAATGCCTTACGGTGAAATGTCCGTTGGACGCCGAACGTAATTGGCGATACGCTACGTTCCCCTTAGTTTTATTGGTCGCGTCGTCGATGCTCGTCGCTCACGCGATTCTCCCGTCCAGATACACTACAGAAGTATTACTTTACATGCTGTTCTGGGGTGCCATGGTTGGTGGAACGTTTGCGACAGTTATACACCATGGAAAGCAGTATGTTGACAAGCCGAAACTTTTATAG
- the LOC124299655 gene encoding organic cation transporter-like protein, protein MIADRFGRKVAFTTACCIYILAGPIVAFTSLYQLLIAARVFIGIAGLGAFESAYSIVSEISPPKLRSTFGVLYNQSYPAGILGVSLIAYYVRDWRNLQLCVSLPALFLVFHVWLIPESPRWLYYSGRTSRAWAIVGKYSDEDPTARHKRTSGSTRTASQKSLSARIRAAIVNCSSYLHHKEFRIRLIVCWVVWFFTAMSYYALTINSASLKTDPYVYVALSGVVEATSYVFPVPLLRVVGRRTVATGLLLTASFALLLLLIIPTNMTGWKVAASLLGRLCVSAVFSVIIIHAFELFPTVTRNTAIGTSSTMAHAGSVFAPYLVDFFAIYGWFIPSTICGLGLLLAGFLTQTLPETKDLALYDTLDDLSSRCRDHPEEKVSIKNCTLCRYLGKTRTNV, encoded by the exons ATGATCGCCGACAGGTTTGGACGAAAAGTTGCCTTCACGACGGCTTGCTGCATCTACATTTTGGCCGGGCCAATAGTCGCCTTCACCAGTCTTTACCAACTTCTCATAGCCGCGAGGGTTTTCATCGGAATCGCCGGTCTCGGTGCTTTCGAAAGTGCCTATTCTATCG TGTCAGAGATATCACCGCCGAAGCTGAGATCTACCTTCGGGGTTCTATACAACCAAAGTTATCCGGCAGGAATCTTGGGAGTTTCTTTGATCGCCTACTACGTCAGGGATTGGCGAAATCTTCAACTCTGTGTTTCATTGCCCGCTCTATTCCTTGTTTTTCACGTATGGCTGATCCCCGAAAGTCCCAGGTGGCTCTACTACTCGGGACGTACGAGCAGAGCCTGGGCCATTGTTGGGAAATATAGCGACGAAGACCCGACAGCAAGGCATAA ACGCACGAGCGGATCCACCAGAACAGCTTCACAGAAATCGTTATCGGCGCGAATTCGTGCTGCGATTGTTAATTGCTCGAGCTATCTGCATCACAAGGAGTTCAGGATACGATTGATAGTTTGCTGGGTTGTTTGGTTCTTTACGGCAATGTCTTACTACGCTCTAACGATTAACTCCGCGAGTCTGAAAACCGATCCCTACGTCTACGTGGCTTTGTCAG GAGTCGTCGAGGCAACCAGCTACGTGTTTCCGGTACCGTTGTTGCGCGTCGTTGGGAGGCGAACGGTGGCAACGGGTCTTCTCTTGACAGCGAGCTTTGCTCTCCTGCTCCTCTTGATCATCCCAACGAACATGACGGGGTGGAAAGTGGCAGCCTCTCTTCTAGGTCGGCTTTGCGTGAGCGCCGTCTTCTCGGTCATCATTATTCACGCGTTTGAATTGTTTCCAACTGTGACCAGGAACACCGCAATTGGAACCAGCTCCACCATGGCGCATGCAGGGAGCGTTTTCGCGCCTTACCTCGTCGACTTCTTT GCAATATACGGATGGTTTATTCCCTCCACAATATGCGGTCTGGGACTGCTTCTGGCCGGGTTTCTGACGCAAACTTTACCGGAGACGAAAGATCTCGCCCTCTACGACACCCTGGATGATCTCTCGAGCAGGTGTCGAGATCATCCCGAAGAAAAGGTGtccataaaaaattgtacgctCTGCAGATACCTCGGTAAAACTCGTACCAACGTGTAA